In Aspergillus fumigatus Af293 chromosome 6, whole genome shotgun sequence, the genomic window TATCCAACCATCATGCGTCGGAATCTTCGAAGTCAGGCATCAAACGGTCAAACCCCGCTTACTCTCTATCCCTACCTACAGCCTGGACCTGTCCTGCCCTCGTCCTTGCGGGAGTGagtcttttcctcctttcaTACATCTCTTCTTGAGCTGATCAGTTTATATTACTTGCCAACATGGCTTCGGAGACACTATCTGAGGGTGCCAAACAGATTATTGGAACGATGCGGGAGCTCGTAGAGAAAAAGATTGCCACTTAAGCAGTGAAGGTGGCAGAAGAGGTCTAGAGATACGTGGGCGAAGACATTTCGCGCGAGCTCACCAAGCTGGGAAAGGAGATGAGCAAAGACAGCAAAAAAGTGAGTAGTGATTGTAGATGTTGGAAGTGAGTGAGGACAAATGAAAGTATGTAGCAATAGAGTCTCGAAGTATGTTATAGAGTAATATCATTGGATagaggaggaggcccttTATCTTTTGCCTTGTCCTTAATGCTCTACTTTTCTTCCTATATTacagtatatatatataataggCTGTCTTAAAAAACTAGAGAATATAACTAGTACTAAGACTGACTAAGCTTAAGCCTCTCTTATACAGTAGTAATTTTAACATAAAATGGCCATAATGTAGTGCAAAAGCCATGCTAACTCTGTCCTTTCATTATTACCTAGACTTACTCTGTACAGGACTTGGTAAGATGCGCACCAGTAAAAGGAGGTAACATACAAGTGTTTGAAGCCATTCAATTCCTTTCATCCCATCTAAGTCAAAACTGACGCAATTTCCCGAGGTTGGGAGCCAACCCTCACTACTGCAAGTGCAGTGAGGGCCAGGAATATCACTCAACAGAGTCATTGACACGTCATGGACTTCTACACGCTTAGCGCTCAACTGCAAACAACCATATTCAGTAATCACTATGCAGGCACAGAGACACCCAAAATAGAGGCAAGCTTCTCCCGTTCGCGATCCAGCTGTGAGAGTCTCGCTCGATGGGGCTTGCCGATGCCCGTCCGGGGGATCTCGTCCACAAAGACGACACCTCCATCCAGAGCTTTATAGCTGGCCAACTGGGTTTGGACTAGATCGGTCAATTGATCCGCCGTCGACTCGGGAGATATGCCGGCACGGACGACGTATGCTCGGGGGACCTCGCTGCTGCCGTCTGGGAGCATGACCCCGATCACAGCTGCGTCCTTGACACCGGGGTCTTTTAGTAGAATCCCTTCGATCTCTGCTGGCGCAACGGAGTACCTTGAATCACACAACCTGTTAGTTGAATGGGATGTCCAGGAATTGAGAGAATCGGGTACTTGCCCTCGCACTTTGATGAGATCCTTTGTCCGCCCGATGATATAGTAATTCCCGTCTCGCGCATACACCATGTCCCCCGTACGGAACCATCCCTGCTCGTCTTTGTCATCGGTCCGCCATTTATACCCCAAGAGGAGCCCCGGCCCCCGAACATATAACTCCCCCGGAGAGTCTGGCGTGCCGGCGACGTCTTCGCCCGTGGCCGGATCAACAAAGCGCAGCTCGTACCCGTGCAGCAGAGTCCCCACGCTGCCGAACTGCAAGGGCACTCGGTAGCGATTCTGGAACACCACTCCCACCTCGGTCATCCCCCACAGGTTTCCTGCGACGGCGTCCGGCGACAGGAGGCGCTGGAATCGCTGGATGGAGAACCCGTCGATGGGGGCTCCCGAAATCCCAACGTAGCGCAGGGAGGCCAGGCTCTCGGCCACCGGCAGGGAGGACTGGCTCAGAATCTGCACCATGGCGGGGACCATATACGTCTCCGAGATGTGGTGCTGGCGGACGGCGTCCAGGAAAGTGGAGATGTCGAAGCGCGGAAGAACGTACAAGGGCTCGCCGTACCGGATGGGGAAGATGTTGGTCCAGAAATCGCCAAAGGAATGGTACATGGGCAGGGCCATCAGGCGGACGACGGGGTACGGCACTCGGTAGTGGACGCTCAGATGGTGGGAGATGATTGTGTGGTGGGTGCTAATCGCGGCCTTGGGAAGCCCGCTGGTGCCGCTGGTTAAGAACATGGCAGCCGGCGTCCTCTTACTCTGTTCACGATCTTCGAAACGAAGCCAGTCGGACTCCCCGTGCTGGAGCAGGCTCTCCAGGCGGATACACGGGCCGGCCGTTTGGTCAACCAGACCTTCCGTCTGCGCCTCcgcccccgccgccgccgcacgGTGAGCAAACTGGACTATATTGTCGATCGAGAGCTCATCCACTAAAAGGACTTGACCTGAAAAGCTCTCTCCCTGCGTGCTGCACACCTCCAGAGTCGATAATGCACCCGGAGCAGTGATCACCAGCTGGGGCTCGGCGAGACGCAGCAGATGGGTCAGTTCATGGGCGGGACTGCCCACATCGCAGCCCATATAGACCCCGCCGGCGCCGACGATGGCGAAGAACAGAGCAGAGTGTATGACCTATGTGAATGTCAACGGTATTCCATTCCATCGTCATGGGGTTGCGGCAGGAGTACAGTGTTTTCGAGCTGCACTAGGACGCAATGTCCGGGTTTTAGACCCAGAGCTCTGAGCCCCGCAATGAGTGACCGCACCAGCAGTCGGAATTGTCTGGCGTTGAACGCGCGCGAGGGATTCTGGGCATCCAGATAGATGGGTCTAGTTGGGTCGAACGGGGTAGGACTACTAAAAGCAAAGCTGACCAGATCCGTCTCGCCGTGGGGCTCCATATTGCTAGTAGTCAatgtctacggagtacgtccCGTGCGATTTACCGACAAATATGCACAAACGGGTCCTGCAGGAGGGTCTTTGCGCTTCTTAAGTAGGAGCTGACATTGCCAGACCGCCAGATGCAGGGCTAATCCCCCCCTTGCATGATTTTGATCGACACTGCACGAGACATGTAACATAAAGTAGAACTATTGAAAAAGAAGCCACGCCATATGATTTGCACTCTTCTGCTAATCTACACtaaattactactagtacAAAGTTCGCTGTTGCCATTGCAAAGCTTTGAGGCGGCTGCATTTGCCAATTCGCCCACAGATGCACCACTGAGAATCAACACAATCGACATGTCGACAGCCAATTGTTTTGCAAACCACCTGCGTAGTTCTACAGCGACAAGCGAGTCAACCCCAAGCTCCGAAATCAGCGTGTCAGAGGACAGCGGTGCATCTGCATTCAGCTTCAGTCTGGCTCGGATCTTCTCCATGAGGCAGGCCGCGATTGCCTCAGCCTTTTCCTCCCGGCTGGTCGCCGCGGCCACGAGATCCTTAGCTGACTGACGTCGCTCAGGCAATGATGGAGGCTTCTGACCCTGACTCGCAGTGGCTGTGTAAGAGTAGAACGGCCACAATTTTGGCACTGGACCCGCCATGCGACCAGTCTGCAAGCTCTGATGCCGAAGGCCCACGATGAACTCGGCGCTGCGAGCGAAGGAATTTGGACCTCCGCAAAGGACTGCTTCGCTGAGTACTTCGTCAATATCCCGCTGGGTTACAGCGGTCGGACCCCACCAGGGACGGGCCCCGTCAGCAGGGATGTCAATGCCGCTGATCTCTCCCAGATGTACCAGGCTCGCCGGCCTGCCCCGAGACCGACGTTGGCGGACCAGTGTGGCCATTCGCTCGGACATGGCCGCGGTCAGTGCCTGGTCCGCGTGGCCCAGCGTTCCTGAAATCGATCCGATGAGCACCCAAAAGTCCAAGGGTTGGGTTTCGTGAAGTTCATCTAGCagctgcagctccttcagaacCGGATGCAGTCGGCTCTGGAGTACTTCCGCGGTTAGCTGAGACAAGGAGCAGTCAGGCAGCGGCCCGGGTTGAATCAGCACTCCCCCTACAGCCGGAGGGAACGGATGGGCGATGCTGTGATGCAAACTGGTGACCGAAACGCCGTCGATCAGGTTCCTGGCATCGATCAGTTTTTGGTGTGCAGTGCAGCTACCGGGATGCGTCACTTACATTGTCGAAAAGGCGATGCGTGTTCCGCGACTGGAAAGTTCTTCGACCCACCACGCATCCGGCTCCGGTTTAGAGCTGGTGAGGAGGATCCATCTTGCTCCGTGTGCCGCCAGCCAGAGACAGGCCATTCGGGCCAGTTCGCTGGCAATTCCTACAAGTATGTAGGTTTTCTTCGGCGACAGCTGCACCTGGGAACTGGCCGTTGGTATCTCGGCCCGCACCGGAATCGAAGGGTTCCAATCTATAATCCCTTGGTGGCAATGAGTGGGAGGGTACTCCGCGACAGTAGCAGTTGGGACCAAATCCATGGAGGTCAACGAGACCGCCTCGCAGCTGGTGTATGCCACCAGGCAAGCGGTTATGAAGGCTCTGACTACGAGCAAAGAAACACGCCCGTTGGGCGTCATTGTAGATGCAGAGGCACGGTAGAGGTCGTCTATTTGGATCCGTGTCGCGTTGTCAGGCAGGAGCGACAACATACGGTCATATATGCCCTGTCCCCGGCGATCCAAGACAGCCACCGCCGATACATCCGAGGGCAGTACTTGTGACAGTTGCCGCGCGGTACTGTGCTCGTGCAAGTACAACATCGCTCCGTCCTTGTCCAGGTTGTTTGTGCTGGTACTGAAGATGACTTTAACATTGCGCCAGGTTGGGATTTGGTGGACGATTGACTGGAAGACCCGGTCAGCCCCGTGCACCACGAAGGTCCCGAACGGCGGAAGCTGGTCGAAAAGGTATCCCGCCAGCAGAGCAGCCGCTGTGACGTGGAGAAAAGCCTGCTCTTGGGCTTCCGACACTGTGTCTGGCAGTGAACACGCCCAGGACTCCGGGACGATGACCTGAGATGCAATATGGGACGACAGCGCAATCAttctgttgttgctgctaACCTCCCTCCCGATGACCAGTCGCAGGAACATTGCCCCTGCTACTCGCACGGCGGCGAGACTGGAATATCGCACTCGCAGATGAATGGTCGATCCGTCATCCGAGGTCAGCGGGGGCTGTGCCACCGAGAGCAGTCGGAACCTTTCACAAGTCGCGTCAGTGGTCGGGGGGAGGACCTGTACCACTCCCTGACTAAGGTCCACGTAGCCTGTCACCGTCTGCCGCCTGCCCAGATGGCGCAGCCCAGTGGAATTGTTGTGGTATTGACGAGGAATGAGAAACATGGAGCCGTCGTATTCAACTTCAGGCTCAATGTTGTCCAATCCGCAGGAATCAGGACATTCCTGAGCTGCACTGGCTTGGACCAAGCGTTCAAGGGCAGTGGCCAGGATTTCCACTGACACTCCAACCG contains:
- the pyr1 gene encoding nicotinic acid-CoA ligase pyr1, which produces MEPHGETDLVSFAFSSPTPFDPTRPIYLDAQNPSRAFNARQFRLLVRSLIAGLRALGLKPGHCVLVQLENTVIHSALFFAIVGAGGVYMGCDVGSPAHELTHLLRLAEPQLVITAPGALSTLEVCSTQGESFSGQVLLVDELSIDNIVQFAHRAAAAGAEAQTEGLVDQTAGPCIRLESLLQHGESDWLRFEDREQSKRTPAAMFLTSGTSGLPKAAISTHHTIISHHLSVHYRVPYPVVRLMALPMYHSFGDFWTNIFPIRYGEPLYVLPRFDISTFLDAVRQHHISETYMVPAMVQILSQSSLPVAESLASLRYVGISGAPIDGFSIQRFQRLLSPDAVAGNLWGMTEVGVVFQNRYRVPLQFGSVGTLLHGYELRFVDPATGEDVAGTPDSPGELYVRGPGLLLGYKWRTDDKDEQGWFRTGDMVYARDGNYYIIGRTKDLIKVRGQVPDSLNSWTSHSTNRLCDSRYSVAPAEIEGILLKDPGVKDAAVIGVMLPDGSSEVPRAYVVRAGISPESTADQLTDLVQTQLASYKALDGGVVFVDEIPRTGIGKPHRARLSQLDREREKLASILGVSVPA